In Xanthomonas sp. SI, the following are encoded in one genomic region:
- the rocF gene encoding arginase — MNSSFLPVSLIGVPTDIGAGHRGARMGPEALRIAGLHEALANRGIEVRDLGNLDGPRNPWQSPVAGYRHLDEVVAWNRALMEASYAELRAGRMPIMLGGDHCLGIGSITAVARYCREQGRKLRVLWLDAHSDFNTSEVTPSGNVHGMPVACLCGLGPQALTELGGTAPALRPEQVRQIGIRSVDPDEKRLIKQHRIDVYDMRYIDEMGMKRTMEAALDGLDADTHLHVSFDVDFLDPSIAPGVGTTVPGGPNYREAQLVMEMIADSGRMGSLDIVELNPVLDHRNLTAELAVDLVESLFGKSTLMRD; from the coding sequence ATGAATTCCTCTTTTCTGCCGGTGTCCCTGATCGGCGTTCCCACCGACATCGGTGCCGGGCACCGCGGCGCGCGCATGGGGCCGGAGGCGCTGCGCATCGCCGGCCTGCACGAGGCGCTGGCCAATCGCGGCATCGAGGTGCGCGACCTGGGCAACCTCGACGGCCCGCGCAATCCGTGGCAATCCCCGGTCGCCGGCTATCGCCACCTGGACGAAGTGGTGGCCTGGAACCGCGCGCTGATGGAGGCCAGCTACGCCGAACTGCGTGCCGGGCGCATGCCGATCATGCTCGGTGGCGATCATTGCCTAGGCATCGGCTCGATCACTGCGGTGGCGCGGTATTGCCGCGAGCAGGGGCGCAAGCTGCGGGTGCTGTGGCTGGATGCGCATTCGGACTTCAATACCAGCGAGGTGACGCCGTCGGGCAATGTGCATGGCATGCCGGTGGCCTGCCTGTGCGGGCTGGGGCCGCAGGCGCTGACCGAACTGGGCGGCACCGCGCCGGCGCTGCGCCCGGAGCAGGTCCGCCAGATCGGCATCCGCTCGGTGGATCCGGACGAGAAGCGGCTGATCAAGCAGCACCGCATCGACGTGTACGACATGCGCTACATCGATGAGATGGGCATGAAGCGGACCATGGAGGCGGCGCTGGACGGGCTGGACGCCGATACCCACCTGCACGTCAGCTTCGACGTGGATTTCCTCGATCCCAGCATCGCTCCCGGCGTCGGCACCACCGTGCCTGGCGGGCCGAACTACCGCGAAGCGCAGCTAGTGATGGAGATGATCGCCGACAGCGGGCGCATGGGCTCGCTGGACATCGTCGAACTCAATCCGGTGCTGGACCATCGCAATCTGACCGCCGAACTGGCGGTGGACCTGGTCGAGAGCCTGTTCGGCAAGTCCACGCTGATGCGCGATTGA
- the birA gene encoding bifunctional biotin--[acetyl-CoA-carboxylase] ligase/biotin operon repressor BirA yields MDERELLARLSQGRLSGDALARSFGLTRAAVWKRIQGLRAAGVEIDGRAGEGYGLARPLELLEAERIRAALAPAARDELAGLEIAWSLASSNSTLLARPAPARGSEVLLAERQTGGRGRRGRVWTSPLAAHLYLSVARGFDGGLGRLGGLSLAAGVAVAEALRAAGFATVGLKWPNDLLADGHKLGGLLVEGGGEFAGPARAVIGLGLNVRMPAASAASIGQPWTDLATLSGADAEVSRNAIAATVLSHLLPALALFDAQGLAPFLPRYAALDLLAGRAIRIDEGGVAREGVALGLAEDGALRVAFADGERPLHAGEVSVRPA; encoded by the coding sequence GTGGACGAGCGCGAACTACTGGCCCGGCTCAGCCAGGGCCGCCTTTCCGGCGACGCCCTGGCGCGGTCGTTCGGGCTGACCCGGGCTGCGGTGTGGAAGCGCATCCAGGGCCTGCGCGCGGCCGGGGTGGAGATCGACGGCCGCGCCGGCGAGGGCTACGGGCTGGCACGGCCGCTGGAATTGCTCGAGGCCGAGCGTATCCGCGCCGCGCTGGCGCCGGCCGCGCGCGACGAGCTGGCCGGGCTGGAGATCGCCTGGAGCCTGGCTTCCAGCAACAGCACGCTGCTGGCGCGGCCGGCGCCGGCGCGCGGCAGCGAAGTGCTGCTGGCCGAGCGCCAGACCGGCGGCCGCGGCCGCCGCGGCCGGGTCTGGACCTCGCCGCTGGCGGCGCATCTGTACCTGTCGGTGGCGCGCGGCTTCGACGGCGGGCTGGGGCGGCTGGGCGGCCTGAGCCTGGCCGCCGGCGTCGCCGTGGCCGAGGCGCTGCGCGCGGCCGGCTTCGCCACGGTCGGGCTGAAATGGCCGAACGACCTGCTCGCCGACGGGCACAAGCTCGGCGGCCTGCTGGTCGAAGGCGGCGGCGAGTTCGCCGGGCCGGCGCGTGCGGTGATCGGCCTGGGGCTCAACGTTCGCATGCCCGCGGCCAGCGCCGCGAGCATCGGCCAGCCATGGACCGACCTGGCCACGCTGTCCGGCGCCGACGCCGAGGTCTCGCGCAACGCGATCGCCGCCACGGTGCTGTCGCATCTGCTGCCGGCGTTGGCGCTGTTCGACGCGCAGGGCCTGGCGCCGTTCCTGCCGCGCTACGCCGCGTTGGACCTGCTCGCCGGGCGCGCGATCCGCATCGACGAGGGCGGCGTCGCGCGCGAGGGCGTGGCGTTGGGCCTGGCCGAGGACGGCGCGCTGCGGGTCGCCTTCGCCGATGGCGAGCGCCCGCTGCATGCCGGCGAAGTCAGCGTGAGGCCGGCATGA
- a CDS encoding entericidin A/B family lipoprotein, with the protein MKRTFAWMLLAMFSVGLLSGCNTVAGAGKDVKSAGEKVEDAAKN; encoded by the coding sequence ATGAAGCGTACTTTTGCGTGGATGCTGCTGGCGATGTTTTCGGTGGGCCTGCTGTCGGGCTGCAACACGGTTGCCGGAGCCGGCAAGGACGTGAAGAGCGCCGGCGAGAAAGTCGAAGACGCCGCCAAGAACTGA
- a CDS encoding DUF1800 domain-containing protein, with product MPKPRHRPVSRLRAHGRRALRNTQRLLLSLLLVLFTVGAIAGSQKVLERDDARWLQSMTTGLDSASVAQLQHDGRKRFLRDQLQASSGDAALPAAVRTQLDGYEALHTPVQDLLKQLDARQQYIKAMPDGEAKVAAKKALQQRADALLAQARQAQLLRAVYSRDQLREQMVWFWLNHFSVFADKGRLHWTVADYTDNAIRPHALGKFSDLVMATLQSPAMLEYLDNAQNAKGKVNENYARELMELHTLGVDGGYSQHDVQQLALILTGVGIAPPNRDTPPKLPPPQQAQYLRRGAFEFNPARHQSGDKTLLGQRIAGGGFDEVERAVQLIVRQPACAHFVSRRMAEYFVADDPPPALVEKMARTFQRSDGDIAAVLQVLFTAPEMAAGAPHKFKDPYRFLVSSLRLAYDGQTIANPQPLLGWLSQMGEPSYGRITPDGWPLQSSAWNSSGQMAQRFEIARAIGGGNTQLFTSDGQQRGGFPQLTTPLYYQAIEPQLGETTRQALAQARSQQEWNAFLLASPDFNYR from the coding sequence ATGCCCAAGCCCCGGCATCGTCCCGTATCGCGTCTGCGCGCGCACGGGCGCCGCGCGTTGCGCAACACGCAGCGGCTGCTGCTGTCGCTGCTGCTGGTGCTGTTCACCGTCGGCGCCATCGCCGGCAGCCAGAAGGTGCTGGAGCGCGACGATGCGCGCTGGCTGCAATCGATGACCACCGGCCTGGACAGCGCCAGCGTGGCGCAGCTGCAGCACGACGGGCGCAAGCGCTTCCTGCGCGACCAGTTGCAGGCCTCCAGCGGCGACGCCGCCCTGCCTGCGGCGGTACGCACGCAACTGGATGGCTACGAGGCGCTGCATACGCCGGTGCAGGACCTGCTCAAGCAACTGGATGCGCGCCAGCAGTACATCAAGGCGATGCCCGACGGCGAGGCCAAGGTCGCGGCGAAGAAGGCCTTGCAGCAGCGTGCCGATGCGCTGTTGGCGCAGGCCCGGCAGGCGCAGCTGCTGCGCGCGGTGTATTCGCGCGACCAGCTGCGCGAGCAGATGGTGTGGTTCTGGCTCAATCACTTCAGCGTGTTCGCCGACAAGGGCCGCCTGCACTGGACCGTCGCCGATTACACCGACAACGCGATCCGCCCGCATGCGCTGGGCAAGTTCTCCGACCTGGTGATGGCGACGCTGCAGAGCCCGGCCATGCTCGAATATCTGGACAACGCGCAGAATGCCAAGGGCAAGGTCAACGAGAACTACGCGCGCGAACTGATGGAGCTGCACACGCTGGGCGTGGACGGCGGCTACAGCCAGCACGACGTGCAGCAACTGGCGCTGATCCTCACCGGCGTCGGCATCGCCCCGCCCAACCGCGATACACCGCCGAAATTGCCGCCCCCGCAGCAGGCGCAATACCTGCGCCGTGGCGCGTTCGAATTCAATCCGGCGCGGCACCAGTCCGGCGACAAGACCCTGCTCGGCCAGCGCATCGCCGGCGGCGGTTTCGACGAGGTCGAACGTGCGGTGCAACTGATCGTGCGCCAGCCGGCGTGCGCGCATTTCGTGTCGCGGCGCATGGCCGAGTATTTCGTTGCCGACGATCCGCCGCCGGCGCTGGTGGAGAAGATGGCGCGCACTTTCCAGCGCAGCGATGGCGATATCGCCGCCGTGCTGCAGGTGCTGTTCACCGCGCCGGAAATGGCCGCCGGCGCGCCACACAAGTTCAAGGACCCCTACCGCTTCCTGGTGTCGTCGCTGCGCTTGGCCTACGACGGGCAGACCATCGCCAATCCGCAGCCGCTGCTGGGCTGGCTGAGCCAGATGGGCGAGCCGAGCTATGGGCGCATCACTCCTGATGGCTGGCCGCTGCAGTCCAGCGCCTGGAACAGTTCCGGGCAGATGGCGCAGCGCTTCGAGATCGCGCGCGCGATCGGCGGCGGCAATACCCAGTTGTTCACCAGCGACGGACAGCAGCGCGGCGGTTTTCCGCAACTGACCACGCCGCTGTATTACCAGGCGATCGAGCCGCAGCTCGGCGAGACCACCCGCCAGGCGCTGGCGCAGGCGCGCTCGCAGCAGGAGTGGAACGCGTTTTTGCTGGCATCGCCCGACTTCAACTATCGCTGA
- a CDS encoding sensor histidine kinase, with protein sequence MQARQLLAASLSLVAFLAAAGYALDQAFADTALSNLRERLKSYATAYANNVDVARDGSLYINNDKPPPDPHFDRPGSGLYAQIVMPNERWISMSSEGPLPPKGGMLEPRQETFDGPWPMTQIDGSEGEVYRYGIGLAYVRRDKETPVTIYIMEDTRALGAQLLVFRHRVWFNLGGAGLILLLLQAFILQWSLRPLRRVINELTKVQRGEAVRMGDRHPRELEPLTDSINAFIESERENLDRQRNTLADLAHSLKTPLAVLRTQLDSGNDGPELREELDAQLRRMNNLVTYQLSRAASSGHKLFSAPLPIEPNAEEIVRGLEKVYAAKGVLCEFDIEPSARFHGEPGDLQELLGNLLENAFKWARRRVLLSVRPAPAAGSRRAGLVISVEDDGPGIAPEEVAHILQRGVRGDERVHGHGIGLAIVQDLVKGYRGELQVSRSEELGGARFLVTMPPGL encoded by the coding sequence TTGCAGGCGCGCCAGTTGTTGGCCGCCAGCCTGAGCCTGGTGGCGTTCCTGGCCGCGGCCGGCTATGCGCTGGACCAGGCCTTCGCCGATACCGCGCTGAGCAACCTGCGCGAGCGCCTGAAGAGCTACGCCACGGCCTACGCCAACAACGTCGACGTGGCGCGCGACGGCTCGCTGTACATCAACAACGACAAGCCGCCGCCGGACCCGCATTTCGACAGGCCGGGCAGCGGCCTGTACGCGCAGATCGTGATGCCCAACGAGCGCTGGATCTCGATGTCCAGCGAGGGCCCGCTGCCGCCCAAGGGCGGCATGCTCGAGCCGCGCCAGGAAACCTTCGACGGCCCCTGGCCGATGACCCAGATCGACGGCAGCGAAGGCGAGGTCTACCGCTACGGCATCGGCCTGGCCTATGTGCGCCGCGACAAGGAAACCCCGGTCACCATCTACATCATGGAGGACACCCGCGCGCTGGGCGCGCAGTTGTTGGTGTTCCGCCACCGGGTGTGGTTCAACCTCGGCGGCGCCGGCTTGATCCTGTTGCTGCTGCAGGCCTTCATCCTGCAGTGGAGCCTGCGTCCGCTGCGGCGGGTGATCAACGAACTGACCAAGGTGCAGCGCGGCGAAGCGGTGCGCATGGGCGACCGCCATCCGCGCGAGCTGGAACCGCTGACCGACAGCATCAACGCCTTCATCGAGAGCGAGCGCGAGAACCTGGACCGCCAGCGCAACACCCTGGCCGACCTCGCGCATAGCCTGAAAACGCCGTTGGCGGTATTGCGCACCCAACTCGACAGCGGCAACGATGGCCCGGAGCTGCGCGAGGAGCTGGACGCGCAGTTGCGGCGCATGAACAACCTGGTGACCTACCAGCTCAGCCGCGCCGCTTCCAGCGGCCACAAGCTGTTCTCCGCGCCGCTGCCGATCGAACCCAACGCCGAAGAGATCGTGCGCGGGCTGGAGAAGGTGTACGCGGCCAAGGGCGTGCTGTGCGAGTTCGACATCGAGCCGAGCGCGCGCTTCCACGGCGAACCCGGCGACCTGCAGGAACTGCTCGGCAACCTGCTCGAAAACGCCTTCAAATGGGCGCGGCGGCGGGTGCTGCTGAGCGTGCGTCCGGCGCCGGCGGCCGGCAGCCGGCGCGCCGGCCTGGTGATCTCGGTGGAGGACGACGGCCCCGGCATCGCGCCGGAGGAAGTGGCGCACATCCTGCAGCGCGGCGTGCGCGGCGACGAGCGCGTGCATGGCCACGGCATCGGCCTGGCGATCGTGCAGGACCTGGTCAAGGGCTACCGCGGCGAACTGCAGGTGAGCCGTTCCGAGGAACTGGGCGGCGCGCGCTTCCTGGTGACCATGCCGCCGGGGCTGTAG
- a CDS encoding CsbD family protein, translated as MNKDIISGKWTQLKGKIKAQWGDLTDDDFDVASGNAQYLSGKLQERYGWDRDRAEKEVRTFQDGLGKEYRD; from the coding sequence ATGAACAAAGACATCATTTCCGGCAAGTGGACCCAGCTCAAGGGCAAGATCAAGGCCCAGTGGGGCGACCTGACCGACGACGATTTCGACGTGGCCAGCGGCAACGCGCAGTACCTGTCGGGCAAGCTGCAGGAACGCTACGGCTGGGATCGCGACCGCGCCGAAAAAGAGGTGCGCACGTTCCAGGACGGCCTGGGCAAGGAATACCGCGACTGA
- a CDS encoding response regulator transcription factor has product MRILLVEDEAPLRETLAARLKREGFAVDAAQDGEEGLYMGREVPFDVGIIDLGLPKMSGMELIKALRDEGKKFPVLILTARSSWQDKVEGLKQGADDYLVKPFHVEELLARVNALLRRAAGWSKPTLECGPVALDLAAQTVSVSGSNVDLTSYEYKVLEYLMMHAGELVSKADLTEHIYQQDFDRDSNVLEVFIGRLRKKLDPDGELKPIETVRGRGYRFAIPRTEG; this is encoded by the coding sequence ATGCGTATCCTTCTGGTCGAAGACGAAGCTCCGCTGCGAGAGACCCTGGCTGCTCGCCTGAAGCGCGAAGGCTTCGCGGTGGATGCGGCGCAGGACGGCGAGGAAGGCCTGTACATGGGCCGCGAAGTGCCGTTCGACGTGGGCATCATCGATCTCGGCTTGCCGAAGATGTCGGGCATGGAGCTGATCAAGGCGCTGCGCGACGAAGGCAAGAAGTTCCCGGTGCTGATCCTCACCGCGCGTTCCAGCTGGCAGGACAAAGTCGAGGGCCTGAAGCAGGGCGCCGACGACTATCTGGTCAAGCCGTTCCACGTCGAGGAGTTGCTGGCGCGGGTCAACGCGCTGCTGCGCCGCGCCGCGGGCTGGAGCAAGCCGACCCTGGAATGCGGGCCGGTGGCATTGGATCTCGCCGCGCAGACGGTCAGCGTCAGCGGCAGCAACGTCGACCTGACCAGCTACGAATACAAGGTGCTCGAGTACCTGATGATGCATGCCGGCGAACTGGTCTCCAAGGCCGACCTCACCGAGCACATCTACCAGCAGGACTTCGATCGCGACTCCAACGTGCTGGAAGTGTTCATCGGCCGCCTGCGCAAGAAGCTGGATCCGGACGGCGAGCTGAAGCCGATCGAGACTGTGCGCGGCCGCGGTTACCGGTTCGCGATCCCGCGCACCGAAGGCTGA
- a CDS encoding DUF1501 domain-containing protein — MHRRHFLFASAAAAASLPFAGRLFAAPAPSPRLLVVFLRGGYDSNNLLIPYASDFYYASRPTLAIARPDPANPNSAIALDAQWGLNPRLRDTLQPLWNDKQLAFVPFAGTDDLSRSHFETQDSIEAGQPAGQRSDYRSGFLARLSQVATGTPAIAFTDSLPLSFQGGGDIPNLSLKRNPTPAFDQRQADILAQMYQGTPLASAAHEGLALRQQVSQALQDEMQQANRGAASARTFADETRRIATLMRERYRLGFVDVGGWDTHVNQGSTDGLLATNLGNLSEGLAAYAEALGTEWRNTVVVVLSEFGRTFRENGDKGTDHGHGTTYWVMGGAVNGGRIAGEQVAVSKDKLFQDRDYPVLTNYRDLFAGLLSRMWGLSPAQLQKVFPQAHARDLQLV; from the coding sequence ATGCACCGCCGCCATTTCCTGTTCGCCTCCGCTGCCGCCGCGGCCAGCCTGCCGTTCGCCGGGCGCTTGTTCGCCGCGCCGGCACCCTCGCCACGCCTGCTGGTGGTGTTCCTGCGCGGCGGCTACGACAGCAACAACCTGCTGATTCCCTACGCCAGCGATTTCTACTACGCATCGCGGCCGACCCTGGCGATCGCACGGCCGGATCCGGCCAACCCCAACAGTGCCATCGCGCTGGACGCGCAGTGGGGATTGAACCCGCGGCTGCGCGACACCTTGCAGCCGCTGTGGAACGACAAGCAGTTGGCGTTCGTGCCGTTCGCCGGCACCGACGACCTGTCGCGCAGCCATTTCGAAACCCAGGACAGCATCGAGGCCGGGCAGCCGGCCGGGCAACGCAGCGACTACCGCTCCGGTTTCCTGGCGCGGCTGTCGCAGGTGGCCACCGGCACCCCGGCGATCGCCTTCACCGATTCGCTGCCGCTGAGCTTCCAGGGCGGCGGCGACATTCCCAACCTGTCGCTCAAGCGCAATCCCACCCCTGCCTTCGACCAGCGCCAGGCCGATATCCTGGCGCAGATGTACCAGGGCACGCCGCTGGCCAGCGCCGCGCATGAGGGCCTGGCGCTGCGCCAGCAGGTGTCGCAGGCGCTGCAGGACGAAATGCAGCAGGCCAACCGCGGCGCCGCCAGCGCACGCACCTTCGCCGACGAGACCCGGCGCATTGCCACGCTGATGCGCGAGCGCTACCGGCTCGGCTTCGTCGATGTCGGCGGCTGGGACACCCACGTCAACCAGGGCAGCACCGACGGCCTGCTGGCGACCAACCTCGGCAACCTGTCCGAAGGCCTGGCCGCCTATGCCGAGGCGCTGGGCACGGAGTGGCGCAACACCGTGGTGGTGGTGCTGTCCGAGTTCGGCCGCACCTTCCGCGAGAACGGCGACAAGGGTACCGATCACGGCCATGGCACCACGTACTGGGTGATGGGCGGCGCGGTCAACGGCGGCCGCATCGCCGGCGAGCAGGTCGCGGTGAGCAAGGACAAGCTGTTCCAGGATCGCGACTACCCGGTGCTGACCAACTACCGCGACCTATTTGCCGGCCTGCTGAGCCGCATGTGGGGCCTGTCGCCGGCGCAATTGCAGAAAGTGTTCCCGCAGGCGCATGCGCGGGATCTGCAGTTGGTGTGA
- a CDS encoding type III pantothenate kinase, with protein MSDWLFDLGNSRFKFAALERGRAAAVQAWPHGAEAMDAAAVAALPRGDTAYVASVAAPGLTATVLDALRTRFAQVRVARTEAACAGVRIAYAQPHKFGVDRFLALLAAHGDGDVLVVGVGTALTLDLLDRDGLHHGGRIAPSPTTMRQALQQRAAQLPAEGGDYHEFAADTADALASGCDGAALALIERSLQRGEALLARRPRLLLHGGGAPPLLHALPAAEQRPSLVLDGLALWAQAHAAAGSAG; from the coding sequence ATGAGCGACTGGTTGTTCGACCTGGGCAATTCGCGCTTCAAGTTCGCCGCGCTGGAACGCGGCCGCGCCGCTGCGGTGCAGGCCTGGCCGCACGGTGCCGAAGCGATGGACGCGGCCGCGGTGGCGGCGCTGCCGCGCGGCGACACCGCCTATGTCGCCAGCGTCGCCGCGCCGGGACTGACCGCCACCGTGCTGGATGCCTTGCGCACCCGCTTCGCGCAGGTGCGGGTGGCGCGCACCGAGGCCGCCTGCGCCGGCGTGCGCATCGCCTACGCGCAGCCGCACAAGTTCGGCGTGGACCGCTTCCTGGCGCTGCTCGCCGCGCACGGCGACGGCGATGTGCTGGTGGTCGGGGTCGGCACCGCGCTGACCCTGGACCTGCTCGACCGCGACGGCCTGCACCACGGCGGGCGCATCGCACCGTCGCCGACCACGATGCGCCAGGCGCTGCAGCAGCGCGCGGCGCAACTGCCGGCCGAGGGCGGCGACTATCACGAGTTCGCCGCCGATACCGCCGATGCGCTGGCCTCCGGCTGCGACGGCGCGGCGCTGGCGCTGATCGAACGCAGCCTGCAGCGGGGCGAGGCACTGCTGGCGCGGCGGCCGCGGCTGCTGCTGCACGGCGGCGGCGCCCCGCCGTTGCTGCACGCGTTGCCGGCGGCCGAGCAGCGGCCATCGCTGGTGCTGGACGGGCTGGCGCTGTGGGCGCAGGCGCACGCCGCGGCCGGGTCCGCCGGGTAG
- a CDS encoding M90 family metallopeptidase: MAQLPTGDVPLIPRWLRWLLPTPVAIDDATWHLVRQRCAWVAALDAQREHTLRTLATHFLQRKTISPLDGLTLDAAQRTVLAALCCLPLLEFGAEGLRGWSQVLVYPDAFRVQRSHVDAAGVLHEWEDELIGESWDSGPLILSWADVQADLDDPHAGYCVAVHEMAHKLDVLDGALDGTPPLPRDWQRRWAADFQRSYDAFCKRVDRGRGSEIDAYAAEAPEEFFAVVSEYHFSAPERLQREMPDVAAHLTRFYGRSPFAGA; encoded by the coding sequence GTGGCACAGCTTCCTACCGGGGATGTTCCGCTGATCCCACGCTGGTTGCGCTGGCTACTGCCGACGCCTGTTGCGATCGACGATGCGACCTGGCACCTGGTGCGGCAGCGCTGCGCGTGGGTGGCGGCACTGGATGCGCAGCGCGAGCACACGTTGCGCACGCTGGCCACGCACTTCCTGCAACGCAAGACCATCTCGCCGCTGGACGGACTGACCCTGGATGCGGCGCAGCGAACCGTACTTGCGGCGCTATGCTGCCTGCCGTTGCTGGAGTTCGGCGCCGAGGGCCTGCGCGGCTGGTCGCAAGTGCTGGTGTATCCGGATGCGTTCCGCGTGCAGCGCAGCCATGTCGATGCGGCCGGCGTGCTGCACGAATGGGAAGACGAGCTGATCGGCGAATCCTGGGACAGCGGCCCGCTGATCCTGTCCTGGGCCGATGTGCAGGCGGACCTGGACGACCCGCATGCCGGCTACTGCGTGGCGGTGCACGAAATGGCGCACAAGCTCGACGTGCTCGACGGCGCACTGGACGGCACGCCGCCGCTGCCGCGCGACTGGCAGCGGCGCTGGGCCGCGGATTTCCAGCGCAGCTACGACGCGTTCTGCAAGCGCGTGGACCGCGGCCGCGGCAGCGAGATCGACGCCTACGCCGCCGAGGCGCCGGAAGAATTCTTCGCGGTGGTCAGCGAATACCATTTCTCCGCGCCGGAGCGGCTGCAGCGCGAGATGCCGGACGTGGCTGCGCATCTGACACGGTTCTATGGTCGCTCCCCGTTCGCTGGCGCGTGA
- a CDS encoding SPOR domain-containing protein, protein MLVRALLVVLTILNLGVALWWATQPQTPAPAPMPALPAGVATLQLVQASAAAPQAASAAPAASTAAPPPAVHAAPAPAADVPAASAPATDAAASSAVTATAAPVTAAASPPPKTPSVAAAAAAEPAAAAPVCLSLGPYPDRAAAETAAAALGTAAPRPRLREVGDGDATNFRVLLPTIGGEDGVKAAVDRIVAAGIRDYYPIREGDAGNAIALGQYRSREGAERRKAELAKAGFNVDLIPSGGSGQSRWWLDLRTDSAAQATALRRQLGAQRQRALDCATLR, encoded by the coding sequence ATGCTCGTCCGCGCCCTGCTCGTCGTCCTGACCATTCTCAATCTCGGCGTCGCGCTGTGGTGGGCGACGCAGCCGCAGACCCCGGCGCCGGCACCGATGCCGGCGCTGCCGGCCGGGGTGGCGACGCTGCAACTGGTGCAGGCGTCCGCGGCCGCGCCACAGGCCGCGTCTGCGGCACCGGCGGCTTCCACTGCGGCGCCGCCCCCTGCCGTCCACGCCGCGCCCGCGCCGGCCGCCGACGTTCCGGCCGCCAGCGCTCCTGCAACGGACGCAGCTGCGTCCAGCGCAGTGACGGCGACCGCAGCGCCAGTAACGGCCGCCGCGTCACCGCCGCCCAAGACACCCAGCGTTGCAGCGGCCGCTGCTGCCGAGCCTGCCGCCGCCGCCCCGGTGTGTCTGAGCCTGGGTCCGTATCCGGACCGCGCCGCCGCCGAGACCGCCGCCGCCGCGCTCGGCACCGCCGCGCCGCGCCCGCGCCTGCGCGAGGTCGGCGACGGCGATGCCACCAACTTCCGCGTGCTGCTGCCGACCATCGGCGGCGAGGACGGGGTCAAGGCCGCGGTCGATCGCATCGTCGCGGCGGGCATCCGCGACTATTACCCGATCCGCGAGGGCGACGCCGGCAATGCCATCGCCCTGGGCCAGTACCGCAGCCGCGAAGGCGCCGAACGCCGCAAGGCCGAACTGGCCAAGGCCGGCTTCAACGTCGATCTGATTCCCAGCGGCGGCAGCGGCCAGTCGCGCTGGTGGCTGGACCTGCGCACCGACTCCGCAGCGCAGGCCACGGCGCTGCGCCGGCAACTCGGTGCGCAGCGGCAGCGTGCGCTGGACTGCGCCACGCTGCGCTAG
- a CDS encoding entericidin A/B family lipoprotein, producing the protein MKRLLTLMMLTLFCAGMLTGCNTMAGAGKDMQKAGDKVETKADDCSDGKC; encoded by the coding sequence ATGAAGCGACTGCTCACCTTGATGATGCTGACCCTGTTCTGTGCAGGCATGCTGACTGGCTGCAACACCATGGCCGGTGCTGGCAAGGATATGCAGAAGGCCGGCGATAAGGTGGAAACCAAGGCCGACGATTGCAGCGACGGCAAGTGCTGA